A window of Ignavibacteriales bacterium contains these coding sequences:
- a CDS encoding DUF4922 domain-containing protein has product MIINDKPERNASADWWAEQSKKLLEDQRQSWPLLNENYQNFSSTKIRTFEFDGFEIKVQFNPARIKSSSADVSEDAIKSRKCFLCLDNLPKEQTALGYNKNFVVLANPYPIFPEHFTISKKNHMPQTLIGNFAEMLVLSRDLDKYYSVFYNGPKCGSSAPDHMHFQAVTKNVMPVEIEFDKMINLFSKEVLRNRKIEVRFFEKHLRYFISFESRDKGELLYVFKTLIYALRKISPPHEEPLINMLANYQENIWRLVFFPRSKHRPKQFFAYGDNQLLISPATVDMSGLIITPREEDFLKITRDDVIDIYKQVTITKEYFEFLRKKIGEIFI; this is encoded by the coding sequence ATGATCATCAACGACAAACCCGAAAGAAATGCCAGCGCTGATTGGTGGGCAGAGCAATCTAAAAAACTGCTCGAAGACCAAAGACAATCTTGGCCATTACTAAATGAGAATTATCAAAATTTTTCTTCTACTAAAATTCGAACTTTTGAATTTGATGGTTTTGAAATAAAAGTTCAGTTTAACCCCGCCAGAATAAAATCATCTTCTGCGGATGTAAGTGAAGATGCTATCAAATCGCGCAAATGTTTTTTGTGTCTTGATAATCTTCCGAAAGAACAAACAGCTTTAGGTTACAATAAGAATTTTGTTGTTCTTGCTAATCCATACCCGATCTTTCCGGAACATTTTACGATTTCAAAAAAAAATCATATGCCGCAAACTTTGATCGGAAATTTTGCGGAGATGCTTGTTCTTTCCCGTGATCTCGACAAGTATTATTCGGTTTTTTATAATGGACCAAAATGCGGTTCCTCCGCGCCGGATCATATGCATTTTCAGGCAGTAACAAAAAATGTGATGCCGGTAGAAATTGAATTCGATAAAATGATAAATTTATTTTCTAAAGAAGTTTTGCGAAACAGAAAAATAGAGGTTCGTTTTTTTGAAAAACATTTGCGTTACTTTATTTCCTTCGAATCCAGAGACAAAGGTGAATTGCTTTATGTTTTCAAAACTTTAATCTATGCACTTAGAAAGATATCTCCTCCGCATGAAGAGCCTCTAATAAACATGCTGGCGAATTACCAGGAAAATATTTGGCGTTTAGTTTTCTTCCCCCGAAGCAAACACAGACCAAAACAGTTTTTTGCATATGGCGATAATCAGTTGCTAATTAGTCCTGCCACCGTTGATATGAGCGGTTTAATTATTACCCCGCGTGAAGAAGATTTCTTAAAAATTACCAGAGACGATGTGATTGATATTTACAAACAAGTAACTATAACAAAAGAATATTTTGAATTTCTAAGAAAGAAAATAGGTGAGATATTTATTTAG
- a CDS encoding glycosyltransferase family 2 protein, which yields MRNICAFIPYLNNSITSGIVQVLSASQHIEKIFILSELNLGFNSDKVLELSIDHFKSTNSIRVMAKSTESEYVLLVTQPVEINLGIYSLERFLRIAQEIQAGILYSNYYEIKNNKTQQHPTIDYQPGSIRDDFNFGPLLFINTKALKNTVSSMKEDYSFSGLYDLRLNISRFNSILRIPEYLYTSYEQDLRNSGEKQFDYVNPDNRSIQIEMEKVATDHLKKINAFLRPTFKTVDLMNSSFDTEASIIIPVKNRIKTIGEAVTSALKQITNFRFNIIVVDNHSTDGTTELLKTLSAKHEQLIHIIPSREDLLIGGCWNEAINNKACGKFAVQLDSDDVYYDGNTLHKIIDTFYREKCAMVIGSYILTDFSLNQIPPGLIDHKEWSNDNGSNNALRVNGLGAPRAFYTPLLREIIIPNVSYGEDYYLGITISREYKIGRIYEPIYYCRRWEENTDSLLDINKLNLNNLYKDRLRTFEILTRQKMNKSK from the coding sequence ATGAGAAACATTTGCGCCTTTATTCCTTATTTAAATAATTCAATTACCAGTGGTATTGTGCAAGTGCTTTCTGCTTCTCAGCACATAGAAAAGATATTTATCCTTTCTGAGCTCAATTTAGGATTTAATAGTGATAAGGTTCTGGAACTATCTATTGATCATTTTAAGAGTACTAACTCAATAAGAGTTATGGCGAAAAGCACTGAATCTGAATATGTGCTTCTTGTTACTCAACCAGTAGAAATTAATTTAGGCATTTATTCACTTGAAAGATTTTTAAGAATCGCACAAGAGATTCAAGCTGGGATACTCTACTCAAATTATTATGAAATTAAAAATAATAAGACTCAGCAACATCCAACCATAGATTATCAACCGGGCAGCATACGCGATGATTTCAATTTTGGCCCCTTACTTTTTATTAACACAAAAGCATTGAAGAATACTGTATCCTCTATGAAAGAAGATTACTCGTTTTCAGGGCTTTATGATTTACGACTTAATATTTCACGGTTTAATTCTATACTTCGAATTCCGGAATATTTATATACATCCTATGAACAGGATCTAAGAAATTCAGGTGAAAAGCAGTTTGACTACGTGAATCCGGATAACCGTTCTATACAAATTGAAATGGAGAAAGTCGCAACTGATCACTTAAAAAAAATAAATGCATTTTTGAGGCCAACTTTTAAGACTGTTGATTTGATGAATAGTTCTTTCGACACAGAAGCTTCCATAATTATCCCGGTAAAGAATAGAATAAAAACAATTGGAGAGGCTGTAACTTCTGCACTTAAACAAATAACTAATTTCCGCTTTAATATAATTGTTGTTGACAATCATTCAACTGACGGAACAACAGAGCTTCTAAAAACTCTTTCTGCAAAACACGAACAACTGATTCATATTATTCCATCAAGAGAAGATTTATTAATTGGCGGATGCTGGAATGAAGCCATCAACAATAAAGCTTGCGGCAAATTTGCTGTTCAACTTGATAGCGACGATGTTTACTACGATGGGAATACACTTCATAAAATAATTGATACATTCTATAGAGAAAAATGTGCAATGGTCATCGGTTCTTATATTCTAACAGATTTTTCTCTAAATCAAATTCCGCCCGGATTAATTGATCACAAAGAATGGAGCAATGATAACGGTTCTAACAACGCACTTCGAGTTAACGGCTTAGGCGCACCTCGGGCTTTTTATACACCACTACTTAGAGAAATAATAATTCCAAATGTCAGCTATGGTGAAGATTATTATTTGGGAATTACGATTTCGAGGGAATATAAGATTGGAAGAATCTACGAGCCAATTTATTATTGCAGACGTTGGGAAGAAAACACCGACTCTCTTCTTGATATTAATAAACTGAATCTGAACAATCTTTATAAGGATCGCCTTCGTACATTCGAAATATTAACGAGGCAAAAAATGAATAAATCTAAATGA
- a CDS encoding SpoIIE family protein phosphatase, whose protein sequence is MTQENNKSVNTILLVEDEFNIAKLFTFNLTKAGFRCEVAGNGREGFELAEKIKPDLIISDVMMPEVDGYEFRKRLLANPELKQIPFVFLTAKGEEEDILQGFDLEIEDYIIKTSSPKVVIAKVSAILKSLEKERVKVVDEVQKAADSMGAKVVPEEFPQFEGFQIKHWHLPFKNVPGGDFIDYFKMDDDHIAIILGDVMGKRWGAWYFAVAYAGYVRSAARFVLESSKDYQPSHILHKVNESVFKDERISEVFITLSVIILDKKNKIARYSGAGDLPLIYKSKTVERIISKGVLLGFSKSGEYEDVELKLNKGDELFLVTDGITEARNTAGELYSEDHLMKFLEELNPNEDSLAQMQKEIFDYTGGEMDDDISVIAVKVL, encoded by the coding sequence GTGACACAAGAAAATAATAAATCCGTAAACACAATCTTATTAGTTGAAGACGAATTTAACATTGCTAAGCTTTTTACTTTCAATTTAACAAAGGCGGGGTTTCGTTGTGAGGTAGCTGGTAACGGAAGAGAAGGTTTTGAGCTGGCAGAAAAAATAAAGCCGGATCTTATAATCAGCGACGTAATGATGCCTGAGGTTGACGGATACGAATTTCGTAAACGCTTATTGGCAAATCCCGAACTCAAACAAATTCCATTTGTCTTTCTTACAGCAAAAGGAGAAGAGGAAGATATTCTTCAAGGATTTGATCTTGAAATAGAAGACTATATTATTAAAACATCCAGTCCCAAAGTTGTAATTGCAAAAGTATCCGCAATTTTGAAAAGTCTTGAAAAAGAACGGGTAAAAGTTGTTGATGAAGTTCAAAAAGCTGCGGACTCAATGGGAGCTAAAGTTGTTCCGGAAGAATTTCCGCAGTTCGAAGGATTTCAAATCAAGCATTGGCACTTGCCCTTCAAAAATGTTCCCGGTGGGGATTTTATTGATTACTTTAAAATGGACGATGATCATATAGCAATAATTTTGGGAGATGTAATGGGTAAACGATGGGGCGCCTGGTATTTTGCGGTTGCTTATGCCGGCTATGTGCGCAGTGCCGCACGGTTTGTGCTTGAATCATCCAAAGATTATCAACCAAGCCACATACTGCACAAAGTAAACGAATCTGTTTTTAAGGATGAAAGAATTTCCGAAGTGTTTATCACGCTTTCAGTAATTATTCTTGACAAAAAAAATAAAATTGCACGCTACTCCGGAGCAGGAGATCTACCGCTGATATATAAATCAAAAACCGTTGAGAGAATAATTTCTAAAGGTGTTCTTCTTGGATTTAGTAAATCGGGAGAATATGAGGATGTTGAATTGAAACTAAATAAGGGGGACGAACTATTTTTAGTTACTGATGGAATTACTGAAGCGAGAAACACAGCCGGTGAACTTTATTCGGAAGATCACTTGATGAAGTTTTTAGAAGAATTAAATCCGAACGAAGACTCACTAGCTCAGATGCAAAAAGAAATTTTTGATTATACCGGCGGAGAGATGGATGATGATATAAGCGTAATAGCAGTTAAGGTATTGTAA
- a CDS encoding response regulator transcription factor: MRILVVEDEKKVASFIKKGLEEEFYQVDLASNGKEGLEMVIGNEYDLIISDVMMPVMNGIQFVKEIRKNEVITPILFLTVKDSTKDKVEGLDCGADDYLTKPFSFEELTARVRALLRRKETQKDNTLTAADLRMDLVAHKVIRTDEEIILTPREYSILEYLLRNKNKIVSRTKLIEHVYDFHFDSGTNVIDVYINKLRSKIDLPNKKQLIHTVRGVGYIIKE; encoded by the coding sequence ATGAGAATATTAGTTGTTGAAGATGAAAAGAAAGTTGCCTCTTTCATAAAGAAAGGTCTTGAAGAGGAATTTTACCAAGTAGATCTTGCTTCTAATGGCAAGGAAGGCTTGGAAATGGTTATCGGCAATGAATATGATTTGATTATTTCCGATGTAATGATGCCGGTGATGAATGGGATTCAATTTGTAAAAGAAATAAGAAAAAATGAAGTTATTACTCCAATATTATTTCTTACCGTTAAAGACAGCACTAAAGATAAAGTAGAGGGATTAGACTGCGGCGCAGATGATTACTTGACCAAACCCTTTTCATTTGAAGAACTTACCGCAAGAGTAAGAGCTCTATTAAGAAGAAAAGAAACTCAAAAAGATAATACTCTTACCGCTGCTGATTTAAGAATGGATCTTGTTGCACATAAAGTAATCAGAACCGATGAAGAAATAATATTAACCCCAAGGGAATATTCCATTCTGGAATATCTTTTAAGAAACAAAAATAAAATTGTTTCCCGAACGAAATTGATTGAACATGTTTATGATTTTCATTTTGATAGCGGCACAAATGTGATTGATGTTTATATTAACAAACTCCGCTCAAAGATCGATTTGCCTAATAAGAAACAATTAATTCATACCGTTCGCGGTGTTGGTTACATAATAAAAGAATAA
- a CDS encoding porin family protein has protein sequence MKKILLPFLSILLILSFSNINAQTHISFGVRAGLNIASLSFDPDIASGINKSSRTGFKFGGALEVGFAPMFALQIEPMYSQGGCVLDNVPFGFTNGKVTFKISYIEIPILFKVKIPVKGSVTPYAFVGPNLGLVLSANQLAEGGGQSQDTDIKDQTTSMVFALDFGAGAGIKVTPLTTVILDVRYSLGLSNVLNDKGKQVNGLNSVKSNGFQIVAGVMFGL, from the coding sequence ATGAAAAAAATTTTACTACCATTTCTATCTATACTACTGATATTATCATTCAGTAATATTAATGCTCAAACACATATCAGTTTCGGTGTTAGAGCTGGATTAAATATTGCCAGTCTTTCATTTGATCCAGACATAGCGAGCGGAATTAATAAGTCGTCCCGAACTGGATTTAAATTTGGCGGTGCTCTAGAAGTCGGATTCGCCCCTATGTTTGCACTCCAAATCGAACCGATGTATTCTCAGGGGGGTTGTGTTCTAGATAACGTTCCTTTTGGTTTTACCAATGGTAAGGTTACTTTTAAAATATCATACATCGAAATCCCCATACTGTTTAAAGTAAAGATTCCTGTAAAAGGATCGGTTACCCCTTACGCTTTTGTAGGACCAAATCTGGGCTTAGTGCTTTCTGCAAACCAGCTAGCCGAAGGAGGTGGGCAGTCTCAAGATACCGACATTAAGGATCAGACGACTTCTATGGTTTTTGCGCTAGATTTTGGAGCTGGCGCCGGTATTAAGGTCACCCCATTGACCACAGTTATTCTTGACGTTCGTTATTCTTTGGGTTTATCAAACGTATTAAACGATAAGGGCAAACAAGTTAATGGTCTTAACTCGGTAAAATCGAACGGATTTCAAATTGTAGCTGGAGTGATGTTCGGATTATAA
- a CDS encoding sigma-54 dependent transcriptional regulator has protein sequence MEKLIFIIDDEDSIQKMLTHWVKNQWNYRIKTFTTGTDALNSFSDNPDLVLLDIMLPDINGNEVLNRMKQKSPHLPIIMLSAQGSVEVALESIRLGAFDYFPKPIDKNRLGPAIRNAIKNYDLERELEKLKENIEKEYSFDNIISADKKMQEAFKMVSKVLDNEITVLITGESGTGKELVARAIHFNGKRKTAPFVVVNCASIPRELLESELFGHEKGAFTGAHVRKIGKFELAKGGSIFLDEIGEMEMSLQAKILRVIQQKEFERVGGNEVIKTDVRIISATNRDLKLAVDNKQFREDLYYRLSSFPIHILPLRERKGDIVILIDHFMKIFNKKIGKEIKNVSKAALKIMYDYDWPGNVRELENTIERCMILSDGDYIEADVLPANISGALGTPSSNTNGVLFGEDSPVVPFEKLKEEAIRHALKVTEGNIVEAARKLKIGRATLYRLMDKYKIESPKD, from the coding sequence TTGGAAAAATTAATCTTTATTATTGATGACGAAGACTCAATTCAAAAAATGCTTACTCATTGGGTTAAAAATCAATGGAATTACAGAATCAAAACTTTTACAACCGGAACAGATGCGCTAAATTCTTTTTCCGACAATCCCGATTTGGTTCTTCTTGATATAATGCTTCCTGATATTAACGGCAATGAAGTTCTTAACAGGATGAAGCAAAAGAGTCCGCACCTGCCAATAATAATGTTATCGGCTCAGGGAAGCGTAGAAGTTGCACTTGAATCTATTCGTCTTGGAGCGTTCGATTACTTTCCTAAACCAATAGATAAGAACCGTCTTGGACCGGCAATTAGAAATGCAATTAAAAATTATGATCTGGAACGTGAACTTGAAAAGCTAAAAGAAAATATTGAGAAAGAATATAGTTTTGATAACATCATCTCTGCAGATAAAAAAATGCAGGAAGCTTTTAAGATGGTATCAAAAGTACTTGATAACGAAATCACAGTATTAATTACCGGAGAAAGCGGAACAGGCAAAGAGTTGGTAGCACGCGCAATACATTTTAATGGAAAGAGAAAAACCGCACCCTTTGTTGTTGTAAATTGCGCTTCCATTCCGCGCGAACTCTTGGAAAGCGAATTATTTGGTCATGAAAAAGGCGCATTTACAGGAGCTCATGTTAGAAAAATTGGAAAGTTTGAACTTGCAAAAGGAGGATCAATTTTCCTTGACGAAATAGGCGAAATGGAAATGTCTCTTCAAGCAAAAATTCTAAGAGTAATTCAACAAAAAGAATTTGAACGCGTTGGTGGAAACGAAGTTATTAAAACAGATGTAAGAATTATTTCCGCAACTAATCGTGATCTTAAATTAGCAGTGGATAATAAACAGTTTAGAGAAGATCTCTATTACCGACTTAGCTCATTCCCAATACATATTCTCCCTTTAAGAGAAAGAAAAGGCGACATAGTAATTTTAATTGATCACTTCATGAAAATATTTAATAAGAAGATCGGTAAAGAAATAAAAAATGTAAGCAAGGCAGCTCTAAAAATTATGTACGATTATGATTGGCCGGGAAATGTGCGAGAACTTGAGAACACTATAGAGCGATGTATGATTTTAAGTGATGGAGATTATATTGAAGCTGATGTCCTGCCGGCAAATATTTCCGGAGCTTTAGGAACACCGAGTTCAAACACTAACGGAGTTCTCTTCGGCGAGGATTCACCCGTAGTTCCTTTCGAAAAATTAAAGGAAGAAGCCATTAGGCATGCATTAAAAGTAACGGAAGGTAACATTGTTGAAGCCGCACGTAAACTTAAAATTGGCAGAGCAACACTTTACCGTCTAATGGATAAATATAAAATCGAATCACCAAAGGATTGA
- a CDS encoding ATP-binding protein, which translates to MLKNIKLFFTSTRFKITIWYSSLFLLLEVLLGVSVYIYLYHISHVNLDLNLKTQASAILRVVEEKHLDLDTFEPSPVYKSEDELIWDIIYDAVVFNRRNTFIEISASQKLIYKSANLEQNHLAFPEKKNAESIFDYNNELLSKDVIRICQLKGKRFVVIVAYPIEHIAQTLNNLRDIYIVMAPIFLIISIIGGALISTKSLSRIDAIIKKTEEITAQNLSEKIPGGEYFDEYGRLVNKMNEMILRIKTSLDFMNQFSISAAHELKTPLTILRGEIEIALKSEKTPERYIEVLKSNYEETIRLTKIVDNLFFISKSDNALITIDKRWVELNSFLTHLAQSMKLLGQEKNMDLVLDPTAKIGIDIDQDLIKQALSNIIDNAFKFGDENTTVLVRAAEINNTIKISVTNTGPGIPNESLDKIFNRFYRVDVSRTRRTGGVGLGLSVVKSIINLHGGNIEVVSIPNGKTTISVSLPKNYKTI; encoded by the coding sequence ATGTTAAAGAACATTAAGTTGTTTTTTACTTCAACGCGTTTCAAGATTACAATTTGGTATTCTTCGCTTTTCCTTCTGCTTGAAGTATTACTTGGTGTAAGTGTTTACATTTATCTTTATCACATTTCTCACGTTAACTTGGATCTAAATTTAAAAACACAGGCAAGTGCAATTCTGCGAGTTGTAGAGGAAAAGCATCTTGATCTTGATACGTTTGAACCTAGCCCTGTTTATAAAAGCGAGGATGAATTAATCTGGGATATTATTTATGATGCCGTTGTATTCAACAGAAGAAATACTTTTATCGAAATCTCAGCATCGCAAAAATTAATCTATAAGTCTGCAAATCTAGAGCAAAATCATTTGGCTTTTCCGGAAAAAAAGAACGCTGAGTCAATCTTTGATTATAATAACGAATTATTATCTAAAGATGTAATCAGAATTTGCCAATTGAAAGGAAAGAGATTTGTTGTGATCGTGGCATATCCGATAGAACATATTGCACAGACCCTTAATAATCTGAGAGATATATACATAGTGATGGCGCCAATATTTTTAATTATTTCAATTATTGGCGGCGCGCTTATTTCTACAAAGTCATTATCGCGTATAGACGCCATAATTAAAAAGACGGAAGAAATAACTGCGCAGAACTTATCCGAGAAAATTCCCGGCGGCGAATATTTTGATGAGTACGGTAGATTAGTAAACAAAATGAATGAAATGATCCTGAGAATAAAAACCTCATTGGATTTTATGAACCAGTTTTCAATTTCTGCCGCACACGAATTAAAAACTCCGCTTACTATACTTAGAGGCGAGATTGAGATTGCGCTGAAATCGGAAAAAACTCCCGAGCGCTATATTGAAGTGTTAAAAAGTAATTACGAAGAGACTATCCGTTTAACAAAAATTGTTGATAACCTCTTTTTTATTTCTAAGAGCGATAACGCTCTTATAACTATAGATAAGAGATGGGTTGAATTAAACTCATTTTTAACTCATCTAGCCCAAAGTATGAAACTGCTTGGACAAGAAAAAAATATGGATCTTGTCCTTGATCCAACAGCTAAAATCGGTATTGATATTGATCAAGATTTAATAAAACAGGCGTTATCAAATATTATTGATAATGCATTTAAGTTCGGCGATGAGAACACAACAGTTCTAGTGCGCGCTGCAGAAATTAATAACACAATTAAGATTAGTGTTACAAATACAGGCCCGGGAATTCCGAACGAATCCCTTGATAAAATCTTCAATAGATTTTATCGTGTGGATGTTTCAAGAACAAGAAGAACAGGCGGTGTTGGGCTGGGTCTATCTGTTGTTAAATCTATTATAAATCTTCATGGTGGAAATATTGAAGTGGTTTCTATTCCTAATGGCAAAACAACAATTTCAGTTTCTCTTCCGAAGAATTACAAGACAATTTAA
- a CDS encoding STAS domain-containing protein, with the protein MSIIEETIDDIIVEIVNFDRATLLEAEELKRQVNDKIDSGYRKVIIDLTSVEYLDSTFLGIIVNTLKKVAKLGGDLKLVGFKPNVRSMFELTRLFRVFESYSELQDAIKSFHK; encoded by the coding sequence ATGAGCATAATTGAAGAAACAATTGATGATATTATTGTTGAGATTGTAAATTTTGATAGAGCCACTCTTCTTGAAGCCGAGGAATTGAAAAGACAAGTTAACGATAAGATTGACAGCGGTTATAGAAAGGTAATAATTGATCTTACATCAGTAGAATATCTTGATTCAACATTTCTCGGGATAATTGTCAACACATTAAAAAAAGTTGCTAAACTTGGGGGAGATCTAAAATTAGTCGGGTTCAAACCTAATGTTCGCTCTATGTTTGAATTGACAAGATTGTTCAGAGTATTTGAATCGTATAGTGAATTACAAGACGCAATAAAAAGTTTTCATAAATGA
- a CDS encoding PAS domain-containing sensor histidine kinase, whose product MKRGSGKTKSSEKEKLLKDKTGQLFSETVSSINIVLYSINAEGTEYNFITDAVRTLYGFSPEEIYKNKTQILRSIYPAHFSNFKSFINNLNNGIESTVEYRMKDRFGKEHWVRHSGFPIIKNNKTVRVVGAIQDITEEKQILLKLEGSEERFRALIDTADDLIFILNGFGYFSMVNKNGATTLGYTPDEMIGRHFLEFIDKEDEPKIAAAFTEILNSNGITTFEAMFLDRFDKGITFEFSAKPMLSDGEVSGMLSIGRNITNRKLDEQKIKDLNAKLVEANRIISIERERAQHKITVLEEVNKLKSEFISNVSHELRTPLASIVGFAETILSDPDLPKETIREFSNIILMEGKRLGKLINDVLDFSKLESGEEELQKSLINIVNVLDESLINFSDQIKEKKITLSKEYPKHELQINVDKDRLKKVFGNLISNAVKFTNAGGRITVILQDYGKEIEIVISDTGVGIPEKDLPNLFQKFSKIQQFGTPLGGAGFGLVSVKQIVDLHKGFIKVRSQVDKGTTFIIRLPK is encoded by the coding sequence ATGAAACGCGGAAGCGGTAAAACAAAATCATCCGAAAAAGAAAAACTTTTAAAAGATAAAACCGGACAGCTTTTTAGCGAGACGGTTAGTTCTATTAATATAGTTCTTTATTCAATTAATGCTGAAGGAACAGAATATAATTTTATTACAGATGCAGTAAGAACTTTATACGGATTCTCGCCCGAAGAAATTTATAAGAACAAAACACAAATATTGCGGTCAATATATCCTGCACATTTCAGCAATTTTAAAAGTTTTATTAATAATCTTAATAATGGGATTGAGTCAACCGTTGAATACCGGATGAAAGATAGATTCGGCAAAGAGCACTGGGTCAGACACTCCGGATTTCCGATTATTAAAAACAATAAAACCGTACGCGTAGTTGGCGCAATTCAAGATATTACCGAAGAGAAACAAATACTACTGAAACTAGAAGGTTCTGAAGAAAGATTTAGAGCGCTGATTGACACTGCCGATGATTTGATCTTTATTCTTAACGGTTTTGGTTATTTCAGCATGGTTAATAAAAACGGCGCGACTACACTTGGTTATACCCCCGATGAAATGATAGGCAGACATTTTCTTGAATTCATTGATAAAGAAGATGAACCTAAAATAGCCGCCGCATTTACTGAAATATTAAACTCAAACGGAATTACAACTTTCGAAGCAATGTTTCTAGACAGATTTGATAAGGGGATTACATTTGAATTTAGCGCAAAGCCGATGTTAAGCGACGGAGAAGTTTCCGGTATGTTAAGCATCGGACGCAATATTACAAACCGCAAACTTGATGAACAAAAAATAAAAGATCTCAATGCAAAATTAGTTGAAGCTAATCGTATAATTTCTATTGAACGGGAAAGAGCCCAGCATAAGATAACTGTTCTTGAAGAAGTGAATAAATTAAAAAGCGAATTCATTTCAAATGTATCGCACGAACTGCGAACACCGCTTGCATCAATAGTTGGTTTTGCAGAAACAATTTTATCGGATCCGGATCTTCCCAAAGAAACTATTCGTGAATTCAGTAATATTATTTTAATGGAAGGCAAACGCTTAGGCAAATTAATTAATGATGTACTTGATTTTTCTAAACTGGAAAGCGGCGAGGAAGAATTACAAAAATCCTTAATTAATATTGTTAATGTCCTGGATGAATCCTTAATTAATTTTTCAGATCAGATTAAAGAAAAAAAGATTACACTTTCAAAAGAATATCCTAAACATGAATTACAAATTAACGTTGATAAAGACCGTCTAAAAAAAGTTTTTGGAAATTTAATATCTAATGCAGTTAAATTCACAAATGCTGGCGGAAGAATTACAGTAATACTGCAGGACTACGGGAAGGAAATTGAAATAGTTATTAGCGATACAGGTGTTGGAATTCCGGAAAAAGATTTGCCGAATCTTTTTCAAAAATTCAGTAAAATTCAACAATTTGGAACACCGCTGGGCGGCGCTGGGTTTGGTCTTGTAAGCGTAAAACAAATTGTAGATTTGCACAAAGGTTTTATTAAAGTTAGAAGTCAGGTGGATAAAGGAACAACATTTATTATTCGTTTACCAAAGTAG